One window of the Sulfitobacter alexandrii genome contains the following:
- a CDS encoding OpgC family protein, whose protein sequence is MTIADTDKFPSRPVTALGERSPVRVRDLRLDFFRGIAMFIILFAHTPGNLLTLWIPARWGFSDATEIFVFCSGMASAIAFGGAFARVGWVLGTARVLFRVWQVYWAHVGLFVATLAMTVYLTDLDITGENYWGQLNLWPVFVESDKWENPNILLSFMTLSYVPNYFDILPMYMIVLLLMPVVMALAKVDLRLVAAFVIVTWLLAQDALLQALGLGAWHLEFPAEPWSDRSWFFNPFGWQLIFFTGFAFMRGWLPKPPVSAGLFALATFLVLANIPLSNIGVRVLGLEWAADWREANAALFDKSDFAILRYVHFLSLAYVFWVIAGDRGENLLARGSGALSRLWEGLVTVILKVGQQSLAVFVFSMFTARVLGFVMDVAGRDVFTTLAVNLLGCVLLVAVAYGAGWFKSQPWRQKKAAS, encoded by the coding sequence ATGACCATCGCCGACACCGACAAGTTCCCCTCCCGCCCGGTCACCGCCCTGGGCGAGAGGTCTCCCGTGCGGGTCCGCGACCTGCGGCTCGACTTCTTTCGCGGGATCGCGATGTTCATCATCCTGTTTGCCCATACCCCCGGCAACCTGCTGACGCTCTGGATTCCCGCGCGCTGGGGTTTTTCCGACGCGACCGAAATCTTCGTGTTCTGCTCGGGAATGGCCTCGGCCATCGCCTTTGGCGGGGCCTTTGCCCGCGTCGGCTGGGTGCTTGGGACGGCGCGGGTGCTGTTCCGTGTCTGGCAGGTCTACTGGGCGCACGTGGGGCTGTTCGTGGCCACTCTGGCGATGACGGTCTATCTGACCGATCTCGACATCACCGGAGAGAACTACTGGGGCCAGCTGAATCTCTGGCCGGTTTTTGTCGAGAGCGACAAGTGGGAGAATCCGAATATCCTGCTGTCCTTCATGACACTTAGCTATGTCCCGAACTATTTCGACATCCTGCCCATGTACATGATCGTTCTGCTGCTGATGCCGGTGGTCATGGCACTGGCCAAGGTCGACCTGCGCCTTGTCGCGGCCTTTGTCATCGTCACATGGCTGCTGGCTCAGGACGCCCTGCTGCAGGCGCTGGGATTGGGCGCGTGGCATCTGGAATTCCCCGCAGAACCCTGGAGCGACCGTAGCTGGTTCTTCAATCCCTTCGGCTGGCAGCTGATCTTCTTCACCGGCTTCGCCTTCATGCGGGGATGGCTGCCGAAACCGCCGGTCAGCGCCGGGCTCTTTGCCCTTGCGACTTTCCTTGTCCTCGCCAACATCCCGTTGTCGAACATCGGCGTGCGCGTTCTCGGGCTGGAATGGGCCGCCGACTGGCGCGAGGCCAACGCGGCCCTTTTCGACAAGTCCGACTTCGCGATCCTGCGCTACGTGCATTTCCTCAGCCTCGCCTACGTCTTCTGGGTGATTGCCGGGGACCGGGGCGAAAACCTGCTGGCGCGCGGCAGCGGTGCCCTTTCGCGACTGTGGGAGGGCCTCGTGACCGTGATCCTCAAGGTCGGTCAGCAAAGCCTCGCCGTCTTCGTATTCAGCATGTTCACCGCCCGTGTCCTCGGCTTTGTCATGGACGTGGCCGGGCGTGACGTTTTCACCACCCTTGCCGTGAACCTCCTTGGCTGCGTGCTGCTGGTCGCCGTCGCTTATGGCGCGGGCTGGTTCAAGTCACAGCCCTGGCGTCAGAAGAAAGCCGCATCATGA
- a CDS encoding CaiB/BaiF CoA transferase family protein, translated as MAGSKGALDGIFVLDLSRILAGPTCTQLLGDLGATVIKVEHPGTRGDDTRGWGPNYALDRDGNRTDLSAYFMAANRNKKSVALDIATPEGQAILHRMVTRADVVVENFKPGGLKKYGLDHATLRARHPGLVYCSISGFGQDGPNSARPGYDLMAQGFGGIMSITGEPDGAPMKVGVGIADVMCGMYAAIGILAALRHRDATGEGQHIDLALVDSAMAWLVNEGTNFLTSNTLPERRGNAHPNIVPYDAFECADGHILLAVGNDAQFARFCDTVGLAQEDRFSTNLRRIENRTALMAEIAPVLRNRQKAELLERLQAAGVPCGPINTISEALESSQAKARGAVVEIPAGDVAGGLVRLLGNPLKMSATPVRYDRPPPRFGQDTDEIIAEFGGDLLQD; from the coding sequence ATGGCCGGATCTAAGGGGGCCCTCGACGGCATCTTCGTGCTCGATCTCAGCCGGATCCTTGCCGGGCCGACTTGCACGCAGCTGCTTGGCGATCTCGGCGCCACGGTAATCAAGGTCGAGCATCCCGGCACGCGCGGCGATGACACCCGTGGGTGGGGGCCGAACTATGCCCTGGACCGCGACGGCAACAGGACGGACCTTTCGGCCTATTTCATGGCCGCGAACCGCAACAAGAAATCCGTCGCGCTCGACATCGCCACGCCCGAAGGACAGGCCATTCTGCACAGGATGGTGACCCGGGCGGATGTGGTCGTGGAAAATTTCAAACCCGGCGGGCTCAAGAAATACGGGCTCGACCACGCCACGCTGCGCGCACGGCATCCCGGCCTTGTATACTGTTCAATCTCCGGCTTCGGCCAGGATGGGCCGAACAGTGCCAGACCGGGATATGACCTGATGGCGCAGGGTTTCGGCGGGATCATGTCGATCACCGGAGAGCCGGACGGCGCTCCGATGAAGGTCGGTGTCGGTATCGCGGACGTGATGTGCGGCATGTACGCGGCCATCGGCATCCTTGCCGCCCTGCGCCACCGCGATGCCACGGGCGAAGGGCAGCACATCGACCTCGCCCTTGTGGACAGCGCCATGGCATGGCTGGTCAACGAGGGCACGAACTTCCTGACGTCGAACACCCTGCCGGAACGGCGCGGCAACGCGCACCCCAACATCGTGCCCTATGACGCCTTCGAATGCGCCGATGGTCACATCCTGCTGGCGGTGGGGAACGACGCGCAGTTCGCCCGCTTCTGCGATACGGTGGGTCTTGCGCAGGAGGACCGCTTTTCCACCAACCTCAGGCGGATCGAGAACCGCACGGCCCTGATGGCGGAAATCGCGCCGGTCCTGCGGAACAGGCAAAAGGCCGAACTGCTCGAACGGCTGCAGGCGGCGGGCGTGCCCTGCGGACCGATCAACACCATTTCCGAAGCGCTGGAATCGTCCCAGGCAAAGGCGCGCGGCGCGGTTGTCGAGATCCCCGCGGGCGACGTGGCCGGCGGGCTGGTGCGCCTGCTTGGCAATCCGCTCAAGATGTCGGCAACGCCGGTTCGTTACGACCGGCCTCCGCCGCGCTTCGGGCAGGATACCGATGAGATCATTGCCGAATTTGGCGGCGATTTGTTGCAGGACTAG
- a CDS encoding YHS domain-containing (seleno)protein — MTRFTLALASAATVLTLATGALAGEQYVDDTGFAVSGYDVVAYFGLPQGAVGAPQPAAVPGKASITAEYNGATFAFSSEENRERFLADPARYAPQYDGHCAYGVAKGGKVPGNPDLWRIVDDKLYLNITRNVVGFWEEDIPGNINRADGNWVSIEPDAPATGAIPQFTSAAPVK, encoded by the coding sequence ATGACCAGATTTACCCTCGCGCTTGCCTCCGCCGCCACCGTTCTGACACTCGCCACCGGCGCGCTGGCCGGGGAGCAATACGTGGACGACACAGGATTTGCCGTATCTGGCTACGATGTCGTTGCCTACTTCGGCCTGCCGCAGGGGGCGGTGGGGGCACCCCAGCCCGCCGCCGTTCCCGGCAAGGCGAGCATAACCGCCGAGTACAACGGTGCGACGTTCGCCTTCTCGTCGGAGGAGAACCGGGAGAGGTTCCTCGCCGATCCGGCGCGGTACGCGCCCCAGTACGACGGGCACTGCGCCTACGGGGTCGCCAAGGGGGGGAAAGTGCCCGGCAATCCCGACCTGTGGCGCATCGTCGATGACAAGCTCTATCTCAACATCACGAGAAATGTCGTCGGTTTCTGGGAGGAAGACATTCCCGGCAACATCAACCGCGCCGACGGCAACTGGGTTTCGATCGAGCCCGACGCCCCGGCGACCGGGGCGATCCCCCAGTTCACGTCCGCTGCCCCGGTGAAGTGA
- a CDS encoding ArsR/SmtB family transcription factor — protein MKTDSLSTPPLTLAAASFAALGSEQRLSVLRTLVRAGPDGLSIGKLGERTGVTGSTLTHHLKLLAAANLVKQTRAGRSTICAAVAYDEVQALAHFLLTECCADAAAPCEDHDHG, from the coding sequence ATGAAAACCGATTCCCTCAGCACCCCGCCCCTGACACTGGCCGCCGCCAGCTTTGCCGCTCTCGGCTCCGAACAGCGCCTGTCGGTCCTGCGTACACTGGTGCGCGCGGGCCCCGACGGGCTGAGCATCGGGAAGCTGGGCGAACGCACCGGGGTCACCGGCTCCACCCTGACACACCACCTCAAGCTGCTTGCCGCCGCCAACCTCGTCAAACAGACACGGGCGGGGCGTTCGACGATCTGCGCGGCCGTGGCCTATGACGAGGTACAGGCGCTGGCGCATTTCCTGCTGACCGAATGCTGCGCGGATGCCGCGGCCCCCTGCGAGGACCACGATCATGGCTGA
- a CDS encoding permease has protein sequence MAETTQSHRGLTAHLLRWRPGAWAFTAAILVAVALFDQPRFGPTVIFAGTALIHTAPFILFAVLAVAYLKASGAETLLARAFEGNPARMIVMAALLGGLSPFCSCEVIPFIAALLAVGAPLGAVMAFWLASPLMDPAMFAITSGTLGWDFALAKTLAAIGIGMFGGFGVMLAANTPLFADPLRERPAVGGCCGVRKPFSGQPVWRFWHDGDRNAVFRETAIDNALFLTKWLTLAYVIEALMLTYVPADWIAGVLGGTGLMPILLGAVVGAPAYLNGYAAVPLVDALLAQGMTQGAAMSFVIAGGVSCIPAAIAVWALVKPRVFAAYIGFALVGALLAGLIWQAVA, from the coding sequence ATGGCTGAAACAACGCAATCTCACCGTGGCCTGACGGCGCACCTGCTGCGCTGGCGTCCCGGCGCCTGGGCCTTCACCGCCGCGATCCTCGTCGCGGTGGCCCTGTTCGACCAGCCCCGGTTCGGCCCGACGGTGATCTTTGCGGGCACGGCGCTGATCCACACCGCGCCCTTCATCCTTTTTGCCGTCCTTGCCGTGGCCTATCTCAAGGCGAGCGGCGCCGAGACGCTGCTTGCCCGCGCGTTCGAGGGCAACCCGGCGCGGATGATCGTCATGGCGGCCTTGCTTGGCGGGCTGTCGCCCTTCTGTTCGTGCGAAGTGATCCCCTTCATCGCGGCCCTGCTGGCGGTCGGCGCGCCGCTGGGGGCGGTCATGGCCTTCTGGCTGGCCTCGCCCCTGATGGACCCCGCCATGTTCGCGATCACGTCGGGCACGCTGGGCTGGGATTTTGCCCTTGCCAAGACCCTGGCCGCCATCGGCATCGGCATGTTCGGCGGCTTCGGCGTCATGCTCGCGGCGAACACCCCGCTCTTTGCCGACCCGCTGCGCGAACGCCCCGCCGTGGGTGGCTGCTGCGGGGTCAGGAAACCGTTTTCGGGTCAACCGGTCTGGCGCTTCTGGCACGACGGCGACCGCAACGCGGTGTTCAGGGAAACCGCGATCGACAATGCGCTGTTCCTGACCAAATGGCTGACCCTCGCCTACGTGATCGAGGCGCTGATGCTGACCTATGTGCCCGCGGACTGGATCGCCGGGGTGCTGGGCGGAACAGGCCTGATGCCGATCCTGCTGGGTGCGGTGGTGGGCGCCCCTGCCTACCTGAACGGCTATGCCGCCGTCCCGCTGGTGGACGCGCTGCTGGCGCAGGGCATGACGCAGGGCGCCGCGATGTCCTTTGTCATCGCGGGCGGTGTCAGCTGCATCCCGGCGGCCATCGCGGTCTGGGCACTGGTCAAGCCGCGGGTCTTCGCCGCCTACATCGGCTTCGCGCTTGTCGGCGCCCTGCTGGCCGGGCTGATCTGGCAAGCCGTGGCCTGA
- a CDS encoding tetratricopeptide repeat protein has product MNHDICDAPVALSGPDEMGSWNAMIRAFLAHKPSTPQHLADTLDAAPQFAMGHAARGLFALMLGRAEMWQVAEDARTAAHAAARDCPPSARERGWLDALDQWLADSPTGAVAALETVMQHWPQDTLSAKASHGIRFILGDAAGMRASVERVLPAHGADHPLRGYLMGCHAFTLEETGAYAAAERAGRAGLTLAPDDAWGLHAVAHVHDMRSEPEAGIALIETFRGAWDGSNNFRYHVWWHKALLHLDRGETDVALSLYDTRIRAERTDDYRDIANATSLLMRLQLEGVDVGDRWEELGDLAVHRIDDGCVVFADLHYQLALAGADKRRAMQDMAARFARDAAKSGDMAVRVADPGLSALAGLTAFSEGRYSAAFLNLSTARPKLQSIGGSHAQRDVFERMTIDAGLRAGHLDATEQILLDRLALRAGHADRFAESRLEQLSHLRRIPAQ; this is encoded by the coding sequence ATGAACCACGATATCTGCGATGCCCCCGTGGCGCTGTCCGGCCCCGACGAGATGGGCAGCTGGAACGCGATGATCCGCGCCTTTCTCGCGCACAAGCCTTCGACACCGCAGCACCTTGCCGATACCCTCGATGCCGCGCCGCAGTTCGCCATGGGTCATGCCGCGCGCGGTCTCTTCGCGCTGATGCTGGGCCGGGCCGAGATGTGGCAGGTGGCCGAGGACGCCCGGACGGCGGCGCACGCGGCGGCCCGCGACTGTCCGCCATCGGCCCGGGAACGGGGCTGGCTGGACGCGCTGGACCAGTGGCTGGCGGACAGTCCGACCGGCGCGGTCGCTGCCCTTGAAACGGTCATGCAGCACTGGCCGCAGGATACACTGAGCGCCAAGGCAAGTCATGGCATCCGGTTCATTCTGGGCGATGCGGCGGGCATGCGCGCGTCCGTCGAACGGGTGTTGCCCGCCCACGGCGCCGACCATCCGCTGCGCGGCTACCTGATGGGATGCCATGCCTTCACACTCGAGGAGACGGGCGCCTATGCGGCGGCGGAACGGGCTGGCCGTGCCGGGCTGACCCTTGCGCCCGACGATGCATGGGGATTGCACGCGGTGGCCCATGTCCATGACATGCGCAGCGAACCCGAGGCCGGGATCGCGCTGATCGAGACTTTCCGCGGTGCCTGGGACGGGAGCAACAATTTCCGCTATCACGTCTGGTGGCACAAGGCGCTGCTGCATCTTGACCGGGGCGAGACCGACGTGGCGCTCTCGCTCTACGATACCCGCATCCGCGCGGAGCGCACCGACGACTACCGCGACATCGCCAACGCCACGTCGCTGCTGATGCGGCTGCAGCTCGAAGGGGTGGACGTGGGCGACCGCTGGGAGGAACTGGGCGACCTCGCGGTCCACCGCATCGACGATGGCTGTGTCGTCTTTGCCGATCTGCACTATCAGCTTGCGCTGGCCGGCGCGGACAAGCGGCGCGCCATGCAGGACATGGCGGCCCGCTTTGCCCGCGACGCCGCGAAATCGGGTGACATGGCCGTACGTGTGGCCGATCCGGGCCTCTCGGCACTTGCCGGGCTTACCGCCTTTTCCGAAGGCCGCTACAGCGCCGCTTTCCTGAATCTGAGTACCGCACGACCGAAACTGCAGAGCATCGGCGGAAGTCACGCGCAACGCGATGTTTTCGAAAGAATGACCATTGACGCGGGTTTGCGCGCGGGCCATCTCGACGCGACGGAGCAGATCCTTCTGGACCGGCTGGCGCTGCGTGCAGGGCATGCGGATCGTTTTGCCGAAAGCCGGCTAGAGCAGCTTTCGCACCTTCGACGTATCCCCGCACAATAG
- a CDS encoding uracil-DNA glycosylase family protein — MSDMRDDLRACRICAERFAATATGHAPNPVVWFAPGARILIASQAPGLRVHKANTPFWDASGKRLRDWLGLDEAQFYDRGKVAIIPMAFCFPGYDAKGSDLPPPPVCARTWRARALDVVPQIRLTVLIGGHAMRYHLPGFRTVTQAVADWRNHPPGVFALPHPSWRNTGWLKKNPWFEVEVLPRLRAAVAEVLND, encoded by the coding sequence ATGTCTGACATGCGCGACGATCTGAGGGCCTGCCGCATCTGCGCCGAACGCTTCGCGGCCACTGCAACGGGACATGCACCCAACCCTGTGGTGTGGTTTGCGCCGGGGGCGCGCATCCTGATCGCCAGCCAGGCGCCGGGACTGCGGGTGCACAAGGCCAACACGCCGTTCTGGGACGCTTCGGGCAAGCGTCTGCGGGACTGGCTGGGGCTGGACGAGGCGCAGTTCTACGATCGCGGCAAGGTGGCGATCATCCCGATGGCCTTCTGCTTTCCGGGGTACGATGCCAAGGGCAGCGACCTGCCGCCGCCGCCCGTCTGCGCCCGTACATGGCGGGCGCGGGCGCTCGACGTGGTGCCGCAGATCCGGCTCACCGTGCTGATCGGGGGCCATGCCATGCGCTATCACCTGCCGGGATTCCGCACCGTGACGCAGGCGGTGGCGGACTGGCGAAACCATCCGCCCGGCGTCTTTGCCTTGCCTCATCCGTCCTGGCGCAATACCGGATGGCTGAAGAAAAACCCGTGGTTCGAAGTCGAGGTGCTGCCCCGCCTTCGCGCCGCCGTCGCAGAGGTGCTGAATGACTGA
- a CDS encoding SseB family protein: MTDPTPLDTAHAAMMAAEDDDTARLRFYERIADVELYLLLEAEPEGDRISPVLLDDAYVLVFDRAARLGAYVGEPAPYVALSGRAIAGMLADQPLGMAVNVGVAPSEILLPADAVAWLRETLDHAPGEVEARIEKVLPPKGLPETLIAAIDAKLATATGMAAGAFLVGVEYAGGGRGHLLGFVGAIPRAHDALVRAASEALTFSGIEAGAMDVGFFAPSDPVVAKLAKVGLRFDLPQGEELQQTPRMPPGSDPAKPPILK; the protein is encoded by the coding sequence ATGACTGATCCGACCCCGCTCGACACCGCCCACGCCGCCATGATGGCGGCGGAGGACGACGACACCGCAAGGTTGCGCTTTTACGAGCGGATCGCGGATGTCGAACTCTACCTGTTGCTGGAGGCAGAGCCGGAGGGTGACCGCATCAGCCCGGTACTGCTGGACGATGCCTACGTGCTCGTCTTCGACCGCGCCGCGCGGCTGGGCGCCTACGTGGGCGAGCCCGCGCCCTATGTCGCTTTGTCGGGGCGGGCGATCGCCGGCATGCTGGCGGACCAGCCGCTGGGCATGGCCGTCAACGTCGGGGTGGCGCCGTCGGAAATCCTGCTGCCCGCCGATGCGGTCGCCTGGCTGCGCGAGACCCTCGACCACGCGCCCGGAGAGGTGGAGGCGCGCATTGAGAAGGTGCTGCCGCCCAAGGGGCTGCCGGAGACCCTGATCGCCGCCATCGACGCCAAGCTTGCCACCGCGACCGGGATGGCGGCGGGCGCCTTTCTGGTGGGGGTGGAATACGCCGGTGGCGGCCGGGGGCACCTGCTGGGGTTCGTGGGGGCAATCCCGCGCGCGCACGACGCTCTCGTGCGCGCGGCGTCCGAGGCGCTCACCTTTTCGGGAATCGAGGCCGGGGCGATGGACGTCGGGTTCTTCGCGCCCTCCGACCCGGTCGTGGCGAAACTGGCGAAGGTCGGCCTGAGGTTCGACCTGCCCCAGGGCGAAGAGCTGCAACAAACGCCTCGGATGCCGCCAGGGTCGGACCCCGCGAAACCGCCGATCCTGAAATAA
- a CDS encoding glucan biosynthesis protein, whose amino-acid sequence MIRRDVLKMLAALAALPSAASSEEPGLTLGEPGAPFGPDTVTNRARILAGKPYTPRPVIPQGWRDLSYDQYRQIWFDGRNALWEGADSPQRVDVFPPGLYFPQAVAMYVVENGTARPVTFDMGVFDTTDQFPDLPVDETLGYSGLRLRAELEKQGIFQEYAVFQGASYFRGIGNGETYGLSARGLALKTGDPEGEEFPDFTAFWLERPAADSTNIVLHALLDSPSCTGAYRFDITHGPVLQMKVRATLFAREELTHVGIAPLTSMFLFDDTMRQRFSDFRPAVHDSDGLLMHNGGGEVIWRPLSNPLSLQISSFVDNNPRGFGLLQRKRKFSDFNDLEALYHNRPAVWITPGEDWGPGAVTLVEIPADLEIYDNIVSFWRPAKPLAAGSEHQMSYTMHWGADPVAVTADVPVKVLNTAIGGRMEGGIVVVIDFADGPDVPEDLAEIEVVLRGGEVSLTPGIIQRNPETNGPRLAFTFQPEDAQSAEFRVQLRLRDEPLSEVWLYRWTAT is encoded by the coding sequence ATGATCCGACGTGACGTTCTGAAAATGCTGGCGGCGCTGGCCGCCCTGCCCAGCGCCGCCTCGTCCGAGGAACCGGGCCTGACGCTGGGCGAACCCGGCGCGCCCTTCGGCCCCGACACGGTCACGAATCGTGCACGCATTCTCGCCGGAAAGCCCTACACGCCCCGCCCGGTGATTCCGCAGGGGTGGCGCGACCTCAGCTACGACCAGTATCGCCAGATCTGGTTCGACGGGCGCAACGCGCTCTGGGAAGGCGCGGACTCGCCGCAGCGGGTCGATGTCTTTCCTCCCGGTCTATACTTTCCACAGGCCGTGGCGATGTACGTGGTCGAGAACGGGACGGCACGGCCCGTTACCTTCGACATGGGCGTCTTCGACACCACGGACCAGTTTCCGGACCTGCCGGTGGACGAAACGCTGGGATATTCAGGTCTGCGGCTGCGGGCGGAACTGGAGAAACAGGGCATCTTTCAGGAATACGCGGTATTCCAAGGGGCCAGCTATTTCCGGGGCATCGGCAATGGTGAGACCTATGGCCTGTCCGCGCGGGGGCTCGCGCTCAAGACCGGTGACCCGGAGGGCGAGGAATTTCCCGATTTCACGGCCTTCTGGCTGGAGCGTCCCGCAGCGGACAGCACCAACATCGTTCTGCACGCGCTGCTCGACAGCCCGTCCTGCACCGGAGCCTACCGGTTCGACATTACCCACGGCCCCGTCCTGCAGATGAAGGTCAGGGCGACGCTTTTCGCCCGCGAGGAACTGACCCACGTGGGCATTGCGCCGCTCACCTCGATGTTCCTGTTCGACGACACCATGCGCCAGCGGTTCTCCGACTTCCGCCCGGCCGTGCACGACAGCGACGGGCTGCTGATGCACAACGGCGGCGGCGAGGTGATCTGGCGGCCCCTGTCCAACCCCCTGTCGCTGCAGATCAGCAGTTTCGTGGACAACAACCCGCGTGGCTTCGGGCTGCTTCAGCGCAAGCGGAAATTCTCGGATTTCAACGACCTCGAGGCACTCTACCATAACCGGCCCGCGGTCTGGATCACCCCCGGCGAAGACTGGGGGCCCGGTGCCGTCACCCTTGTGGAAATCCCAGCCGACCTCGAGATCTATGACAACATCGTCAGCTTCTGGCGACCGGCCAAGCCGCTGGCGGCCGGGTCCGAACACCAGATGAGCTATACCATGCACTGGGGCGCTGACCCCGTGGCGGTCACGGCGGACGTCCCGGTCAAGGTGCTCAACACGGCGATCGGTGGACGCATGGAAGGGGGCATCGTCGTCGTGATCGACTTTGCCGACGGTCCGGACGTGCCCGAAGACCTTGCCGAGATCGAAGTCGTGCTGCGCGGCGGCGAAGTTTCGCTGACACCCGGCATCATTCAGCGGAACCCGGAAACCAACGGTCCGCGTCTGGCGTTCACATTTCAACCAGAAGATGCGCAGTCCGCCGAGTTCCGCGTGCAGCTGCGCCTTCGGGATGAACCTTTGAGTGAAGTCTGGCTGTATCGATGGACCGCGACATGA
- the mdoH gene encoding glucans biosynthesis glucosyltransferase MdoH, translating to MTPETPPSATTMPERAPLSMQPQDFARAPARRVTASQPRSLGWRIAVFGPALIGTALLMYGLYGWLAGSGMTWLEWALLSMIGATFVWVTLSVSTVGVAIAGLLARQNADERAPGAVTPLDVALLVPIYNEVPWDVFGNAAAMLADLHRRKGKHRYALFILSDTRDDDIAAQERRAFERLRADAPAGMSVHYRRRTANTDKKVGNLMDWITGWGAAYEGMIVLDADSLMTGRAIDRLASELSADPDAGLIQTFPMLIGAETLFARVQQFSNIAYGWLLAEGLALWARNEGNYWGHNAIIRTRAFAESAGLPHLTSGGRDDLILSHDFVEAGLLRRAGWRVRFLPRVTGSFEETPGTLIDYVVRDRRWCRGNLQHLRLLGTAGLHPVSRFHLFHGAVAYLLSPAWFILLVFWSLLGKDSDTNVVRYFNQANPYFPDWPPAMSHIDSAVFLVIMYAMLLTPKLAGAGIIAFSPKAVAVYGGKRAFVTSFLVEVALSVAYAPIMMIQQTKAVMNAVLTRTEAWAPQQRGGKGYPLRTLIGFHWLETLLGILLLSGLAAGLISLWLVPIVFSLVMAVPLSALSSINLSNLASRGLRMESPNTLREPAIVGQARRARLQIRTHLLAPEKIAAE from the coding sequence ATGACACCTGAGACACCGCCCTCGGCCACCACCATGCCCGAGCGTGCGCCCCTTTCCATGCAGCCGCAGGACTTCGCGCGCGCGCCGGCCCGCAGGGTCACAGCGTCTCAACCAAGGTCTCTGGGATGGCGGATCGCGGTCTTCGGCCCGGCACTGATCGGAACCGCCCTGCTGATGTACGGCCTCTACGGCTGGTTGGCCGGATCGGGGATGACCTGGCTGGAATGGGCCCTGTTGAGCATGATCGGCGCGACCTTCGTCTGGGTCACGCTGTCGGTCAGCACCGTGGGCGTCGCCATCGCGGGCCTGCTGGCAAGGCAGAACGCGGACGAACGCGCGCCCGGCGCCGTCACGCCGCTGGACGTGGCGCTGCTGGTGCCGATCTACAACGAGGTTCCCTGGGACGTCTTCGGCAACGCGGCCGCGATGTTGGCCGACCTGCACCGGCGCAAGGGAAAGCACCGCTATGCCCTCTTCATCCTGTCCGACACCCGCGACGACGACATTGCCGCGCAGGAGCGCCGCGCGTTCGAGCGCCTTCGCGCCGACGCGCCCGCCGGCATGTCCGTCCATTACCGCCGCCGCACGGCCAACACGGACAAGAAGGTCGGCAACCTGATGGACTGGATCACCGGCTGGGGTGCCGCCTATGAAGGGATGATCGTGCTTGACGCCGACAGCCTCATGACCGGCCGGGCGATCGACCGGCTCGCCAGCGAACTTTCGGCCGACCCGGACGCCGGCCTGATCCAGACCTTTCCCATGCTGATCGGCGCGGAAACGCTGTTTGCGCGCGTGCAGCAGTTTTCCAACATCGCTTATGGATGGCTGCTGGCCGAAGGCCTTGCCTTGTGGGCACGCAACGAGGGCAACTACTGGGGCCACAACGCGATCATCCGCACCCGCGCCTTCGCCGAAAGCGCGGGTCTGCCGCATCTGACCTCCGGCGGACGCGACGACCTGATCCTCAGCCACGACTTCGTCGAGGCGGGGCTGCTGCGCCGCGCCGGATGGCGGGTCCGCTTCCTGCCGCGCGTCACCGGCAGTTTCGAGGAAACCCCCGGCACGCTCATCGACTACGTCGTGCGCGACAGGCGGTGGTGCCGGGGCAATCTGCAACACCTGCGGCTGCTGGGGACGGCAGGCCTGCATCCCGTGTCGCGCTTCCATCTCTTCCATGGTGCGGTCGCTTACCTGCTCTCGCCCGCGTGGTTCATCCTGCTGGTCTTCTGGTCGCTGCTGGGCAAGGACTCCGACACGAACGTCGTGCGCTATTTCAATCAGGCCAACCCCTACTTTCCCGATTGGCCGCCGGCGATGAGCCATATCGACAGCGCGGTTTTCCTGGTCATCATGTACGCGATGCTGCTCACGCCCAAGTTGGCCGGGGCCGGTATCATCGCCTTCAGCCCCAAGGCCGTCGCGGTCTATGGCGGCAAGCGCGCGTTCGTCACGTCCTTTCTGGTCGAAGTCGCGCTTTCGGTGGCCTACGCCCCGATCATGATGATCCAGCAGACCAAGGCCGTGATGAATGCCGTCCTGACGCGGACCGAGGCCTGGGCCCCGCAGCAACGCGGCGGCAAGGGATACCCGCTGCGCACGCTGATCGGTTTTCACTGGCTGGAAACCCTGTTGGGCATCCTGCTGCTTTCTGGGCTCGCGGCGGGGCTGATCTCGCTCTGGCTGGTGCCGATCGTCTTCAGCCTGGTGATGGCGGTGCCGCTTTCCGCGCTCTCCAGCATCAACCTGTCGAATCTCGCAAGCCGAGGCTTGCGGATGGAAAGCCCCAACACGCTGCGCGAACCCGCGATCGTCGGTCAGGCGCGGCGCGCCCGCTTGCAGATCAGGACACACCTGCTGGCGCCGGAGAAGATCGCGGCGGAATGA